One Paraglaciecola mesophila genomic region harbors:
- the holB gene encoding DNA polymerase III subunit delta': MYSWLQASLQQLSQRAMKQSLHHALLLKGAKGIGKTEFAEQLGQFLLCVNKGVSAHTVAAKRHLAPCGHCQSCLLIAAGNHPDLYEIRSEKQIGVDAIREAIKKLSGSAQLSGAKILIIHDAHTMTESSANALLKTLEEPTNNTFLLLLSHQSERLLPTILSRCEKVALPSPTRQGCIDWLSAQGYSNVDDVMLRLYGTSPLELKEHLKSPPKVGYNEVVENIGYLSLGTLNAAVLATKWQDDAITIVQWLQVWLVEQLKTGPHNIDALWEMQKGCISANEQLRNPGVNKSLVLVNVLQSIAQR; the protein is encoded by the coding sequence GTGTATTCATGGTTACAGGCCTCTTTGCAGCAGTTATCCCAGCGTGCTATGAAGCAATCGTTACATCATGCACTGTTATTAAAAGGTGCTAAAGGTATAGGCAAAACAGAATTTGCTGAGCAATTAGGGCAGTTTCTCTTGTGTGTGAATAAAGGCGTTAGCGCACATACCGTCGCAGCAAAGCGTCATTTAGCACCTTGCGGTCATTGTCAGTCATGCCTGTTAATAGCTGCTGGAAACCACCCTGATCTTTACGAAATTCGCTCTGAGAAGCAAATTGGCGTTGATGCTATTCGTGAGGCGATTAAAAAACTATCTGGTTCGGCGCAGCTTTCAGGTGCAAAGATATTAATCATCCATGACGCCCATACCATGACAGAGTCTAGTGCCAACGCTTTGCTTAAAACGCTTGAAGAGCCAACCAACAACACCTTTTTATTGCTCTTAAGTCATCAAAGCGAACGTTTACTGCCAACGATATTGAGTCGTTGCGAAAAAGTGGCTTTGCCAAGCCCAACACGACAAGGCTGTATCGATTGGTTGTCAGCGCAAGGTTATTCCAATGTTGATGACGTAATGTTACGTTTATATGGTACTTCGCCCTTAGAATTGAAAGAGCATTTAAAAAGTCCGCCTAAAGTCGGTTACAATGAAGTTGTCGAAAATATTGGTTATCTAAGCCTTGGTACACTCAACGCCGCTGTATTAGCGACAAAGTGGCAGGACGACGCAATAACAATTGTTCAATGGTTGCAAGTTTGGTTAGTAGAGCAACTAAAAACTGGCCCGCATAACATCGACGCCCTATGGGAAATGCAAAAAGGTTGTATCAGCGCAAATGAACAATTGCGCAACCCTGGTGTCAATAAATCCCTAGTGTTGGTGAATGTATTGCAATCGATAGCACAGCGTTAG
- the mltG gene encoding endolytic transglycosylase MltG, producing the protein MTGLHYLKQQAEKPLTLNEPILLTINKGQFSNSILKQLRQKSLVNDTLGLKVMLKVMPELAKVKAGTYELQPGMNGIDVFQLIASGKEKQFALTLVEGLRWQDWKQQIIHHPYIRVGEDFNDNIKAFTQDIEGQSLEGWLMPDTYHFVAGTNAFTIVKWAYNEMRKELDVQWQNRYQNLPYASPYEALIMASIIEKETAKAQERSRIAGVFVNRLRLNMRLQTDPTVIYGIKDFDGDIRRKDLRQATPYNTYVIKGLTPTPIAMPSKLALHAALNPLATDELYFVSKGDGSHHFSQTLQEHNQAVRQYQLKR; encoded by the coding sequence ATGACAGGCTTACATTACTTGAAGCAGCAAGCTGAAAAGCCGCTGACGCTAAATGAACCGATTTTACTCACGATTAATAAAGGTCAGTTTTCTAATAGTATACTGAAACAATTGCGGCAAAAATCGCTTGTTAACGATACGCTTGGTTTAAAAGTCATGCTTAAAGTCATGCCTGAATTGGCAAAAGTTAAAGCAGGGACTTACGAGTTGCAGCCTGGCATGAACGGAATCGACGTTTTTCAACTTATCGCCAGTGGTAAGGAAAAACAATTCGCTCTTACCTTAGTAGAGGGCCTGAGGTGGCAAGACTGGAAACAGCAGATCATTCATCACCCTTATATCCGTGTTGGCGAGGATTTCAACGATAATATAAAGGCGTTTACGCAAGATATTGAGGGCCAGTCGTTAGAAGGCTGGCTGATGCCTGACACCTACCACTTCGTTGCCGGTACCAATGCGTTTACCATCGTTAAATGGGCTTATAACGAGATGCGCAAAGAGCTTGATGTACAGTGGCAAAATCGCTATCAAAATTTACCTTATGCCTCTCCTTATGAAGCCCTGATTATGGCCTCTATAATAGAAAAAGAGACGGCTAAAGCCCAAGAGCGCAGCCGAATTGCCGGAGTTTTTGTAAATCGACTTCGGCTTAACATGCGACTACAAACCGATCCCACCGTTATTTATGGTATCAAAGACTTCGACGGTGATATAAGACGTAAAGATTTACGGCAGGCAACGCCTTATAATACCTATGTGATAAAAGGCTTAACTCCCACGCCAATAGCAATGCCAAGCAAGCTTGCGCTACATGCAGCACTAAATCCGCTGGCCACTGATGAGCTGTATTTTGTATCTAAAGGGGATGGTAGCCATCATTTTTCCCAAACGCTGCAAGAACATAATCAAGCGGTGCGCCAATATCAGTTAAAGCGTTAA
- a CDS encoding alpha-amylase family glycosyl hydrolase, which translates to MPNDNHLPLGISKLDKGHAVTVWAPNAVNVSITGEFDDWSDEGVALSQKEGGIWAGHVPSLANSQQYQFSITSESGDVLKRNDPRARLLTNSVGASIVYDDDYEWPQDSFSMPDKKSLVIYELHIGTFHCKDRDDNGVASKPGTFQSAIEKLDYLIELGINCIEVMPVNEFAGDFSWGYNPAYPFAVEEAYGGPNGLKDLVREAHARGIAVVLDVVYNHFGPSDLHLWQFDGWSENDKGGIYFYNDWRSDTPWGDTRPDYGRSEVRQYIFDNAMMWLDEYRLDGLRMDMIPYMRSVSGSENPDDSIDEAYELIRWINSEVQRRHPEKIIVAEDLHGNDFVTNSTEEGGLGYTAQWDADFVHPIRDVLTQPEDDSRDIAIVEKALMRLYSDNAFCRVIYVESHDEVANGSARLAEEIAPGNVDKDYFARQRSVIAAALTLTAPGIPMLFQGQELLEDLWFNDKDPIDWKRKQKFPQLHQAYQTLISLRKQCPSLQSQDIKVSHFDQENGVLAYTRGKNIRDDSSSDTSDEVMVLINFKNQTHENYQVPALNSGQWHCVFNWYGGYHDPHTFSGFENGHNEKNPNLVLNLENYQVLIFQLGH; encoded by the coding sequence ATGCCAAACGATAATCACCTTCCTTTGGGAATAAGCAAGTTAGACAAAGGGCATGCCGTAACTGTTTGGGCACCCAATGCCGTTAACGTTTCGATAACCGGGGAATTTGACGATTGGAGTGACGAAGGCGTTGCTCTGTCTCAAAAGGAGGGGGGGATTTGGGCCGGACACGTGCCCAGTCTAGCCAATAGCCAACAATATCAATTTAGCATTACCAGCGAATCTGGTGATGTATTAAAGCGAAATGATCCAAGAGCCCGCTTGCTTACCAACAGTGTTGGCGCTTCAATTGTTTACGATGATGATTATGAGTGGCCACAAGACTCTTTTTCGATGCCCGACAAAAAGTCACTGGTTATTTACGAGCTGCATATCGGCACATTTCATTGTAAAGATAGAGACGACAATGGCGTGGCAAGTAAACCAGGCACGTTTCAAAGTGCTATCGAAAAACTCGATTATCTTATTGAGCTAGGCATCAATTGTATTGAGGTGATGCCCGTTAATGAATTTGCTGGCGACTTTAGTTGGGGCTACAACCCTGCTTACCCATTTGCAGTAGAAGAAGCCTATGGTGGCCCTAATGGCCTAAAAGATCTGGTTCGCGAAGCCCATGCTAGAGGGATCGCGGTTGTGCTAGATGTCGTTTACAACCATTTTGGACCGAGCGACCTTCACCTTTGGCAATTCGATGGTTGGTCTGAAAACGATAAAGGGGGAATTTATTTTTATAATGATTGGCGAAGTGACACACCTTGGGGCGATACAAGACCTGACTATGGTCGCTCGGAGGTGCGTCAGTATATATTCGACAATGCGATGATGTGGTTAGACGAATATAGGCTAGATGGCCTGCGTATGGATATGATCCCATATATGCGTTCGGTATCAGGCTCAGAGAACCCTGATGATAGCATCGACGAGGCCTATGAATTAATTCGCTGGATCAATAGTGAAGTTCAGCGCCGTCACCCTGAAAAAATCATTGTCGCCGAAGATCTTCATGGAAACGACTTCGTAACCAATAGCACAGAGGAAGGTGGCCTAGGTTACACTGCACAGTGGGATGCGGACTTTGTTCATCCGATACGAGACGTATTAACCCAGCCAGAGGACGACAGCAGAGATATCGCCATCGTTGAAAAAGCCCTTATGCGACTTTACTCCGACAACGCTTTTTGCCGTGTAATTTATGTCGAATCACACGATGAGGTGGCAAATGGCAGTGCTAGATTAGCAGAAGAAATTGCTCCCGGTAACGTGGATAAAGACTATTTTGCGCGTCAACGCTCTGTCATTGCTGCTGCGCTCACGCTAACAGCACCAGGCATTCCCATGTTGTTCCAAGGTCAAGAGTTGCTTGAAGATCTGTGGTTCAATGACAAAGACCCAATAGACTGGAAGCGAAAACAGAAGTTTCCGCAATTACATCAAGCATACCAAACACTTATCTCTTTACGTAAACAGTGTCCCAGTTTACAAAGCCAAGACATTAAAGTGAGTCACTTTGATCAGGAAAATGGCGTATTGGCCTACACCCGGGGTAAAAACATTCGTGATGATTCATCTAGCGACACGAGTGACGAGGTTATGGTGCTCATCAATTTCAAAAACCAAACGCATGAAAACTATCAGGTCCCAGCTTTAAACAGTGGCCAATGGCATTGTGTTTTTAATTGGTATGGTGGTTACCACGACCCGCACACTTTTTCGGGTTTTGAGAATGGTCATAACGAAAAAAATCCAAACCTAGTACTCAATCTCGAAAACTATCAGGTTTTAATTTTTCAATTGGGCCACTAA
- a CDS encoding tyrosine-type recombinase/integrase: MTVIFAPLFPHAEQLDIGVTYINQYVMELDSSINDAAYSYELAIEYLSENKFNANNFKSIRSELNLLFNWAWVVKHISISDIDRVQLRKFIDFCNQPPSELITQASYPFFIQNKQDGTLEPNPKWRPFVMRREGRYVRKTSTLKAQLSLLSGFFLFLSDMEYVDKNPAAVLLRRLNVNNTHVVESSDGEKALSDGQWKRVWQHVNHLANTQPEKHQRTRLLFALLYLLYPRVSEIAARPGYTPMMSSFTRHRSGHWVFKIPRSKGGKSRLIPCPDELMQCLRAYRQYLGLTDYPAPHEQVPLFVRHRAGTHGRETGILNAQLGIEAIRDIVRLVFDEVADSQNSTVQEAHELNELREFSVHSLRHTGITTSIAAGTPLQVVMKNAGHADLSTLSVYISTDIQQQAEATVPRAL; encoded by the coding sequence ATGACCGTAATATTTGCGCCCTTATTTCCCCATGCTGAACAATTAGATATTGGCGTTACTTATATCAATCAGTACGTAATGGAGCTAGATAGCTCAATTAACGATGCTGCATACAGTTATGAATTAGCCATTGAGTATCTGAGTGAAAATAAGTTTAATGCCAATAACTTTAAGTCTATACGCAGTGAATTAAATCTCTTATTTAATTGGGCATGGGTGGTGAAGCACATTTCAATCTCAGATATCGATCGTGTGCAGTTACGTAAGTTCATCGATTTTTGTAATCAACCACCTAGTGAACTTATCACTCAGGCGTCATATCCATTTTTTATACAAAACAAGCAAGACGGTACGTTAGAGCCTAACCCTAAGTGGCGGCCCTTCGTTATGCGCCGTGAGGGCCGATATGTACGTAAAACATCTACCCTTAAAGCCCAGCTATCTTTATTGAGTGGTTTTTTTCTATTTTTGAGCGATATGGAGTATGTAGATAAAAACCCAGCAGCAGTGTTGTTGCGCAGACTGAATGTTAATAACACCCACGTAGTTGAATCATCAGACGGTGAAAAAGCCTTAAGTGATGGTCAGTGGAAACGTGTATGGCAACACGTTAATCACCTAGCAAACACCCAACCTGAGAAGCACCAGCGGACTAGGTTGCTCTTCGCTCTATTGTATTTATTGTACCCAAGAGTATCGGAGATTGCGGCGCGCCCAGGTTACACGCCCATGATGAGTAGTTTCACACGCCACAGAAGTGGCCATTGGGTATTTAAAATACCTAGAAGTAAAGGTGGTAAAAGCCGCCTGATCCCTTGCCCTGATGAATTAATGCAGTGTTTAAGGGCTTATCGTCAATATTTGGGCTTAACTGATTACCCTGCTCCACATGAACAAGTACCGTTATTTGTGCGTCATAGAGCGGGTACGCACGGGCGCGAAACGGGTATTTTGAACGCGCAATTAGGGATCGAAGCGATTAGAGATATAGTGCGCTTGGTATTTGATGAGGTCGCTGATTCGCAGAATAGCACTGTTCAAGAAGCTCACGAATTAAATGAGCTTAGGGAGTTCAGTGTGCATTCGCTGCGCCATACAGGCATAACTACGTCAATTGCAGCGGGTACGCCTTTACAAGTGGTGATGAAAAACGCAGGCCATGCTGATTTATCCACCCTTTCTGTTTATATTTCAACAGATATACAACAACAAGCCGAGGCGACTGTCCCCCGCGCACTATAG
- a CDS encoding TatD family hydrolase: MFVDSHCHLDRLDKSPEQLAEVIHFAQQRGVEHFLCVCVSVNDFPAMMQSIKPFKNVSASCGVHPLHQDEACTYDELLSMASSDNIVAIGETGLDYFYSADTKDVQLTSFVDHIKVANVLNKPLIIHTRDARQDTISLLKEHKAEHTTGVLHCFTEDWDMAQAAIELGFYISISGIVTFKSAQALQDVVRKIPLENLLIETDSPWLAPVPYRGKQNQPGYVREVGEFIAQLKGISVEELARVTTENFYRLFNIAKA; this comes from the coding sequence TTGTTTGTAGATTCACATTGTCATTTAGACAGATTAGATAAGAGCCCAGAACAGCTAGCTGAAGTAATACATTTTGCCCAGCAACGAGGAGTAGAGCATTTCTTGTGCGTGTGTGTATCGGTTAATGACTTTCCAGCGATGATGCAATCTATTAAGCCGTTTAAAAATGTTTCTGCCTCGTGTGGCGTGCATCCCCTTCATCAAGATGAAGCGTGTACCTATGACGAGCTTCTTAGTATGGCCAGCTCGGATAACATAGTCGCAATTGGTGAAACTGGTTTGGACTACTTTTACAGCGCAGACACTAAAGACGTTCAACTGACGTCTTTCGTTGACCATATAAAGGTAGCCAACGTGCTAAACAAGCCCTTAATTATTCATACCAGGGACGCTCGCCAAGACACGATTTCGTTGTTGAAGGAGCATAAAGCGGAACATACCACAGGTGTATTACATTGCTTTACTGAAGATTGGGACATGGCGCAAGCTGCAATTGAATTAGGCTTTTACATTTCGATTTCTGGCATTGTGACATTTAAAAGTGCGCAGGCGCTGCAAGACGTAGTAAGAAAAATACCGTTAGAAAATTTACTAATAGAAACTGACTCGCCGTGGCTCGCACCGGTACCTTATCGCGGTAAACAAAATCAACCAGGTTATGTGCGAGAGGTAGGGGAGTTTATCGCTCAACTAAAAGGCATATCCGTTGAAGAGTTAGCTCGGGTCACCACAGAAAATTTCTATCGCTTGTTCAACATAGCGAAAGCGTAA
- a CDS encoding membrane-bound PQQ-dependent dehydrogenase, glucose/quinate/shikimate family — protein MPSSSNRRIANLPLRIFAVVNFFIGLYLAIGGLWLILESGSYYYAIAGASLLLTSVLLYFKQRLGLWVFTLMFLGTLGWTIWESGLDYWRWVPRMGIPVVLGFILALLLPSFGISKRASFSLAGAFLVIFVGAFSMAFVPMNWTHNGTVAEAGSSLINLGTKNGISDINQNDWPVYGRDNNASRYSPVTDITPENVVSLKRVWQYRTKDIPPKRYGAETTPIKIGNKLYLCTARNQLIALDAQSGEEIWRYDPKVADEDIPYTAACRGVTYYKVPSNNDIQFQDTNQAQTTALGASMKALVCNERIVSGTLDGRIIEVDAKTGKPCRSFGNQGEVDIKKHMGKTPSGFVAITGVPVIVQGVIITGHQVLDGQKRYAPSGVIKGFDAQTGELLWAWDMVKPNINRLPPEGETYTRGTPNMWTTATGDNDLGFAYLPMGNSSADYWSSSRTEEELQYSTSLVAMDVNTGKPAWTFQTVHKDVWDYDLGSQVSLIDYPTEDGVVPALVLPSKQGDIYILNRKTGEVLTGVEERNVPVGGVGPEKRSSTQPFSTFHTLRKPDLTARDMWGVTMFDQLACRIQFQEASYQGIYTPPTTEQHWIQYPGYNGGSDWGSVAIDPSRGVLIANYNDMPNYNRLVSREEANERGWKPRDELEHDDGGPEGAGDPQQGTPYAVDVNAGWRLPFTGLLCKQPPYGGIRAINLEDGSTLWDRPLGTARNNGPFGIASGLPLTIGTPNNGGSLVTKSGLIFIAAATDNLIRAIDINTGETVWQDVLPAGGQANPMMYRQNGKSYLVIVAAGHHFMETPPGDYVIAYALDD, from the coding sequence ATGCCTTCTTCTTCAAACCGACGCATTGCTAACTTACCGTTACGGATCTTCGCCGTGGTAAACTTTTTTATCGGGTTATATTTAGCGATAGGAGGTCTGTGGTTAATTTTAGAGAGCGGATCTTACTATTATGCTATCGCTGGCGCGAGTTTATTACTAACGAGCGTATTACTATACTTTAAACAACGTCTAGGACTATGGGTATTTACGCTTATGTTTCTGGGAACCCTCGGCTGGACTATTTGGGAGTCAGGGTTAGATTATTGGCGATGGGTACCACGCATGGGCATACCTGTAGTACTGGGTTTTATATTAGCCCTGTTACTACCAAGCTTTGGCATATCAAAACGCGCTAGCTTCTCACTTGCTGGGGCTTTCTTGGTTATCTTTGTAGGTGCATTTAGCATGGCATTCGTGCCAATGAATTGGACACATAACGGGACTGTGGCCGAAGCGGGAAGCAGTTTAATTAATCTCGGTACGAAAAACGGCATCAGTGATATTAATCAGAATGATTGGCCAGTATATGGGCGAGATAACAATGCCAGCCGATACTCGCCAGTGACTGATATTACACCCGAAAATGTCGTATCTTTAAAGCGTGTATGGCAGTACAGAACAAAAGATATTCCTCCCAAGCGTTATGGAGCTGAGACCACCCCGATTAAAATTGGAAACAAACTTTATTTATGTACGGCGAGAAATCAGTTGATCGCTTTAGATGCCCAAAGCGGTGAAGAAATATGGCGCTACGATCCTAAAGTCGCAGACGAAGACATTCCTTACACCGCAGCGTGTAGAGGTGTCACTTACTATAAAGTGCCGAGCAACAATGATATTCAATTTCAAGATACCAACCAAGCACAGACCACTGCGCTAGGTGCATCAATGAAGGCGCTGGTATGTAATGAGCGGATCGTAAGCGGCACATTAGATGGAAGAATCATCGAAGTTGATGCTAAGACAGGTAAGCCATGCCGCAGTTTTGGTAATCAAGGTGAAGTCGATATTAAAAAGCACATGGGGAAAACCCCCAGTGGATTTGTGGCGATCACGGGGGTTCCAGTGATTGTTCAAGGGGTGATAATTACGGGCCATCAAGTACTTGATGGTCAGAAGCGTTATGCCCCCTCAGGCGTTATTAAGGGGTTTGATGCACAAACCGGTGAGCTGCTATGGGCGTGGGATATGGTGAAACCAAATATTAATAGATTGCCTCCAGAAGGGGAAACCTATACACGCGGCACACCAAACATGTGGACCACAGCCACGGGGGATAATGATTTAGGCTTCGCTTATCTACCAATGGGAAATTCTTCAGCAGATTATTGGAGTAGCTCACGTACTGAAGAAGAGCTTCAATACTCAACCTCGCTCGTTGCCATGGATGTTAACACAGGCAAACCGGCTTGGACTTTTCAAACTGTGCACAAAGACGTATGGGATTACGACTTGGGCTCTCAAGTCAGTCTAATTGACTACCCAACTGAAGATGGTGTAGTGCCCGCATTAGTGCTGCCAAGCAAGCAGGGAGATATTTACATCTTAAACCGTAAAACGGGCGAAGTACTGACCGGTGTAGAAGAACGTAACGTACCTGTTGGGGGCGTTGGGCCTGAGAAACGTTCTAGTACTCAACCCTTCTCTACATTTCACACACTTAGGAAACCTGATCTTACGGCCAGAGACATGTGGGGGGTGACTATGTTTGATCAACTCGCTTGCCGTATACAGTTTCAAGAAGCCAGCTACCAAGGAATTTATACTCCCCCTACAACTGAGCAACATTGGATTCAATACCCTGGATACAATGGTGGGTCAGATTGGGGAAGCGTCGCAATCGACCCATCAAGAGGTGTACTAATTGCCAATTACAATGATATGCCAAACTATAACCGGCTCGTCAGCCGGGAAGAAGCTAACGAACGAGGTTGGAAACCGCGAGACGAATTAGAGCATGACGATGGTGGCCCCGAGGGTGCAGGCGATCCCCAACAAGGCACACCTTATGCGGTAGATGTTAATGCTGGCTGGCGCTTGCCATTTACCGGTTTGTTATGCAAACAACCTCCTTATGGTGGAATACGCGCAATAAATTTAGAGGACGGTAGCACTTTGTGGGATCGCCCCCTCGGTACTGCGCGAAACAATGGCCCCTTCGGCATTGCGTCTGGTTTACCGCTGACAATAGGGACACCAAATAATGGTGGTAGCCTAGTGACCAAAAGCGGCTTAATTTTCATCGCAGCAGCAACTGATAATCTTATTCGCGCGATAGATATCAATACAGGGGAAACGGTTTGGCAAGACGTGTTACCCGCTGGGGGGCAAGCGAATCCGATGATGTATCGACAAAACGGAAAAAGCTACTTAGTTATTGTTGCTGCCGGCCATCACTTTATGGAAACGCCCCCAGGAGATTACGTTATTGCCTATGCATTGGATGACTAA
- the tmk gene encoding dTMP kinase, translated as MIHTGKFIVIEGLEGAGKSTAVSIVKSCIEQAGHSLICTREPGGTAMAEAIRECVKKDWQNETVTTEAELLLMYAARAQLLHNVIHPALAAGDWVLGDRHDMSSQAYQGGGREIPQALIQPLRDITLKGFVPHFTFYLDVEPSVGLQRARGRGELDRIEQLDISFFERTRARYLSLAKQDDNCVVINTMQPIESVHQDIQFAIQQFLAV; from the coding sequence TTGATACACACAGGTAAATTTATAGTCATTGAAGGGTTAGAAGGCGCAGGAAAAAGCACTGCTGTGAGTATCGTGAAATCCTGCATAGAGCAAGCTGGGCATAGTTTAATTTGCACCAGAGAGCCAGGTGGAACCGCCATGGCTGAAGCCATTCGTGAATGTGTAAAAAAGGATTGGCAAAATGAAACTGTAACTACCGAGGCCGAGTTGTTGCTCATGTATGCAGCTCGCGCTCAGTTACTGCATAATGTTATTCACCCCGCGTTGGCAGCAGGTGATTGGGTATTAGGAGATCGCCACGATATGTCATCTCAAGCCTATCAGGGCGGAGGGCGTGAAATACCACAAGCGTTAATTCAACCTCTGCGTGATATTACCTTAAAAGGGTTTGTGCCTCATTTTACTTTCTATTTAGATGTTGAACCGAGTGTGGGGTTGCAGCGCGCGCGAGGCCGCGGTGAATTAGATCGTATAGAACAGCTGGACATCTCATTTTTTGAACGTACTCGCGCTCGCTATCTCAGTTTGGCTAAGCAAGATGATAATTGCGTTGTCATCAATACTATGCAACCAATAGAAAGTGTTCATCAGGATATTCAATTCGCCATACAACAGTTTTTGGCGGTGTGA
- the gnd gene encoding decarboxylating NADP(+)-dependent phosphogluconate dehydrogenase has translation MKSKSDIGLVGLAVMGENLILNMESKGFTVTAYNRSYSKVEKFIEGRAKGKNIRGADSVQALVESLATPRKVMLMVKAGQAVDDFIEQLIPYLEEGDIIIDGGNTHFPDSNCRTQYLESKGLLYIGTGVSGGEEGALKGPSIMPGGSKKAWPIVKDIFQAISAKVADENGNEVVPCCDWVGDAGAGHFVKMVHNGIEYGDMQLICEAYQLMKVVLGLDSDEIQKVFAHWNTTELDSYLIDITKDIFAFKDEDGEPLVEKILDTAGQKGTGKWTGVTALDLGVPLTLIADSVFARCISAKKEQRVEASKVVTGPEVNFTGDKEAFIENLRQAVLAAKIVSYAQGYMLMQEAAKEFGWELNYGGIALMWRGGCIIRSAFLGKIKEAYDTNPKLENLLLTPYFKDTVESAQAGWRNVVGTAVMNGIAIPCLSSALTYFDGFRTERLPANLLQAQRDYFGAHTYERTDKPRGEFFHTNWTGRGGDTASTTYDV, from the coding sequence ATGAAAAGTAAGTCGGACATCGGTTTAGTCGGTTTAGCCGTTATGGGTGAGAATTTGATCCTTAATATGGAATCAAAAGGCTTCACAGTAACCGCCTACAACAGAAGTTACTCTAAAGTCGAAAAGTTCATTGAAGGGCGTGCAAAAGGTAAAAATATTCGCGGTGCTGACAGTGTTCAAGCCCTAGTTGAATCATTAGCCACTCCTCGCAAAGTCATGTTGATGGTAAAAGCCGGCCAAGCGGTTGACGATTTTATCGAACAACTTATCCCGTACTTAGAAGAAGGTGACATCATTATTGATGGTGGCAATACACACTTCCCTGATTCTAATTGCAGAACGCAATACTTAGAAAGCAAAGGCTTACTATATATTGGTACGGGCGTCTCAGGCGGGGAAGAGGGGGCATTGAAAGGCCCATCAATAATGCCCGGCGGTTCTAAGAAAGCATGGCCTATCGTAAAAGATATTTTCCAAGCGATTTCAGCAAAAGTAGCCGATGAGAACGGTAACGAGGTAGTGCCTTGTTGTGATTGGGTTGGTGATGCTGGTGCAGGCCATTTCGTGAAAATGGTGCATAACGGTATTGAATACGGTGACATGCAATTAATTTGCGAAGCGTATCAGCTAATGAAAGTTGTGCTTGGCTTAGACTCTGATGAAATCCAAAAAGTATTTGCTCACTGGAATACCACTGAGCTTGACAGCTATCTGATTGATATTACCAAAGATATTTTTGCCTTCAAAGATGAAGACGGTGAACCACTCGTTGAAAAAATCTTAGATACTGCAGGTCAGAAGGGCACAGGTAAGTGGACAGGTGTTACAGCGTTAGATTTAGGCGTACCACTTACATTGATTGCTGATTCAGTATTTGCTCGTTGTATTTCTGCTAAAAAAGAACAGCGTGTTGAAGCATCGAAAGTGGTGACTGGCCCTGAAGTTAACTTTACCGGCGATAAAGAAGCTTTTATCGAAAATCTTCGCCAAGCCGTGCTTGCCGCTAAAATTGTATCTTATGCGCAAGGGTATATGTTAATGCAAGAAGCAGCGAAAGAATTTGGCTGGGAGTTAAACTATGGTGGCATCGCACTTATGTGGCGTGGTGGCTGTATTATTCGTTCTGCATTTTTGGGTAAAATCAAAGAGGCTTACGATACGAACCCCAAACTTGAAAATTTATTGCTAACTCCGTATTTCAAAGACACCGTTGAATCGGCTCAGGCAGGATGGCGAAACGTAGTGGGTACCGCCGTAATGAACGGAATCGCTATACCATGTTTGAGTTCAGCGCTAACTTACTTCGATGGATTTAGAACGGAGCGTTTGCCAGCAAACTTATTGCAAGCTCAGCGTGACTATTTTGGAGCTCACACGTACGAACGCACTGATAAACCAAGAGGTGAGTTCTTTCACACCAATTGGACTGGTCGCGGCGGTGACACAGCTTCAACAACGTACGACGTATAA